One window of the Cryptomeria japonica chromosome 7, Sugi_1.0, whole genome shotgun sequence genome contains the following:
- the LOC131043321 gene encoding ABC transporter B family member 3 isoform X2, with the protein MDNSDSGNVEQGNTNAVERPSNSVGFFKLFAFADKFDRMLMIVGSLSAIIAGLPLPLLTYLFGDVFDVLGGQGVPAHILLHKITVVMLKSFLVAGVTSIALFTDVACWRVTAERQTTRMRHIYLSSLLLQDISFFDTQISSGEMIETISADILNIREVIGTKAGKMFQLCATFLSGFVIAFIRGWRLTVVVVATVPLIVAVAAIGPFLCSRISKKLNASNTEVGNIVGQAISAIRTVVSFGGEKKAVDSSKTAMAKLYRVSLQLGMASGFGHGLMLGGTFSVYALTLWYGAWIVIHNGFSGGRVITVLFAILAGGGALGQAFPCFSAFTAAKTEAARVFKVIECVPEMDRSKEKGVVPEGVTGNIEFQNVSFWYPSRPDVKILERFSLVIQPGETVALVGESGSGKSTLVSLLERFYDPQIGSIFLDSIEIKDIQIQWLRQQIGLVSQEPVLFGASIKDNIGFGEHTATLQEIQKAAKLANVKEFIESLPEGYDTMVGDRGAQLSGGQKQRIAIARAILKNPRILLLDEATSALDTGSERAVQEALEKVMVERTTVVIAHRLSTIRNAQSICVLKKGKLIEQGTHAELIQRRDGAYTQMVKQQELQEEEEEADESESDRENIVEDFLEANIFGRNGSFIGRSSRHLSFRSESRNISRDGSSIKRNSRHSSFRSLSSVGLTEEDNLKSLEESMNLHTNMQRSIFKLAPLNRHELPVLLFGSLAASASGTILPLFGLLLANVISSFYEEKSKLKKDSIFWSLMFLLLAFAAFIVNPIQISCFTHSGSKLVHRLRIMTLQHAMRQEMAWFDKYETSSGVISSRISTHCASIKSLVKDGLSLMIQNAATITSGLFIAFLSSWHMAFVLISLLVLIVFQSWGQLKMVKKFSAKSQMAEAEPVHVAIDALSNIRTIASFCAEDHVLQMHAQQCKEPMSCATQLAIIDGIGFGVINFVLFATYGFSFWVGAQLVIHRLTNHTQIFRVFFAFTLSAISISEAVQMLPDISRVKVAVNSLFSIIERKSQIDPEDLTGKTLPEMKGEITFKHVYFKYPTRPRVQILKDFNLHLDPGKSVALVGESGSGKSTVLSLLERFYDSNRGLILLDKTDIKTLQLKWLRRQMALVGQEPILFDESIRDNIAYGRQGEESAVSEEEIVTAAKISNAHTFISSLPDGYNTRVGERGTQLSGGQKQRISIARAMVRNPRILLLDEATSALDVESEQLVQEALNRAIGGRSTIMVAHRLSTIRGADSIAVIRGGRVVEQGSHSFLLSMPNGIYATLVKSSLS; encoded by the exons ATGGATAATTCAGATTCAGGCAATGTTGAACAGGGCAATACCAATGCTGTTGAGAGGCCTTCCAATTCTGTGGGATTTTTCAAGCTTTTTGCATTTGCAGATAAGTTTGATCGGATGCTCATGATTGTTGGATCTCTGTCTGCAATTATTGCTGGTTTACCTCTTCCTCTTTTGACATATTTGTTCGGAGATGTATTTGATGTCCTTGGCGGCCAGGGAGTCCCTGCGCACATACTTTTACATAAGATCACTGTG GTCATGCTAAAATCTTTTTTAGTTGCTGGTGTTACCAGTATTGCACTTTTCACAG ATGTAGCCTGTTGGAGGGTAACAGCAGAGAGACAGACAACTAGAATGCGGCATATATATTTAAGCTCCCTGTTACTCCAAGACATATCCTTCTTTGACACACAAATTTCGAGTGGAGAGATGATAGAAACCATATCTGCTGACATTCTAAATATTCGTGAAGTCATTGGAACAAAG GCTGGTAAAATGTTCCAACTATGCGCAACATTTCTAAGTGGATTTGTGATAGCTTTTATAAGGGGATGGAGGCTTACCGTGGTGGTCGTAGCAACAGTGCCTTTAATTGTTGCAGTAGCTGCTATAGGGCCATTTTTGTGCTCAAGAATTTCAAAGAAATTGAATGCCTCCAACACAGAAGTGGGAAATATTGTTGGCCAAGCTATCAGTGCTATCAGGACG GTTGTGTCCTTTGGTGGTGAAAAGAAAGCTGTAGATTCGTCTAAAACAGCTATGGCAAAGTTATACAGAGTTTCTCTTCAACTCGGTATGGCATCTGGATTTGGTCATGGTTTAATGTTAGGTGGTACATTTAGTGTATATGCCCTCACTTTATGGTATGGGGCATGGATTGTAATTCACAATGGCTTCTCTGGTGGAAGAGTTATTACAGTTCTATTTGCAATTCTTGCAGGAGGCGG GGCACTGGGTCAAGCTTTCCCATGCTTTAGTGCATTTACAGCTGCTAAAACTGAAGCGGCCAGGGTATTCAAGGTTATTGAATGTGTGCCTGAAATGGATAGAAGCAAGGAAAAGGGTGTAGTTCCTGAGGGTGTAACAGGCAATATTGAGTTTCAAAATGTGTCATTCTGGTATCCTTCACGACCAGATGTGAAGATTCTGGAGAGATTTTCCTTAGTAATTCAGCCTGGTGAGACTGTAGCCCTTGTTGGAGAGAGTGGGAGTGGTAAATCTACATTGGTCAGCTTACTTGAGAGATTCTATGACCCTCAGATAGGAAGTATTTTCTTGGACAGTATAGAGATCAAGGACATTCAGATACAATGGCTGCGCCAGCAGATTGGACTGGTAAGCCAAGAGCCTGTTCTTTTTGGAGCTTCCATAAAGGACAACATAGGATTTGGGGAACACACAGCAACACTGCAAGAAATTCAGAAAGCAGCAAAGCTTGCAAATGTTAAAGAGTTTATAGAAAGCTTGCCAGAG GGCTATGACACAATGGTGGGAGATCGAGGTGCCCAGCTTTCAGGAGGTCAGAAGCAGAGAATTGCAATAGCAAGAGCTATCCTGAAGAATCCACGCATCTTACTGCTGGATGAAGCAACAAGTGCATTAGACACTGGTTCAGAAAGAGCTGTCCAGGAAGCCCTGGAGAAAGTCATGGTGGAGAGGACTACTGTTGTGATTGCTCACAGACTCAGCACCATAAGAAATGCACAATCTATATGCGTTCTTAAGAAAGGAAAGTTGATAGAACAAG GCACCCATGCTGAGCTGATACAGAGGAGAGATGGTGCTTATACTCAGATGGTCAAGCAACAAGaattacaagaagaagaagaagaagcagatgAATCCGAGAGTGATAGAGAGAATATTGTTGAGGATTTTCTTGAGGCTAATATTTTTGGCAGAAATGGAAGCTTCATAGGAAGAAGTTCAAGACATTTGTCTTTTAGAAGTGAAAGTAGAAATATTAGCAGAGATGGAAGttctataaaaaggaattcaagacATTCATCTTTTAGAAGTCTAAGTAGTGTGGGTCTTACCGAGGAAGATAATTTGAAGAGTTTAGAAGAATCCATGAACTTACATACCAATATGCAGAGGTCAATATTCAAGCTAGCTCCTCTCAACAGACACGAACTTCCTGTGCTATTGTTTGGGTCTTTGGCTGCAAGTGCAAGTGGCACCATCTTACCCCTGTTTGGTCTTCTTCTAGCAAATGTGATCAGCAGCTTCTATGAGGAAAAGTCTAAACTTAAGAAAGACAGTATTTTCTGGTCACTCATGTTCTTGCTTTTAGCATTTGCAGCTTTTATTGTCAACCCAATACAGATATCCTGCTTCACGCACAGTGGCAGCAAGCTTGTTCACCGTCTTCGCATAATGACTCTTCAACATGCTATGCGACAGGAGATGGCATGGTTTGATAAATATGAAACTTCCAG TGGCGTGATAAGTTCTAGAATCTCAACACACTGTGCATCAATCAAAAGCCTGGTTAAAGACGGATTGTCTCTTATGATACAAAATGCAGCTACCATAACTTCGGGGCTTTTTATTGCATTTTTATCCAGCTGGCACATGGCTTTTGTGTTGATTTCTCTGCTTGTTCTGATAGTGTTCCAATCATGGGGGCAACTCAAGATGGTAAAGAAATTCAGTGCCAAATCCCAG ATGGCAGAGGCTGAACCTGTGCATGTGGCAATAGATGCATTGAGCAACATTCGCACCATAGCTTCATTCTGTGCTGAGGATCATGTTCTTCAAATGCATGCTCAACAATGCAAAGAACCAATGAGCTGTGCAACTCAACTAGCTATCATTGATGGCATTGGCTTTGGTGTTATAAATTTTGTCCTCTTTGCTACTTATGGTTTCAGCTTCTGGGTGGGAGCTCAACTGGTTATCCATAGATTGACAAACCATACACAAATATTCAGA GTTTTCTTTGCTTTCACCTTGAGTGCAATTAGCATATCGGAGGCTGTTCAAATGTTACCGGATATCTCGAGGGTAAAAGTGGCAGTGAATTCTTTGTTCTCCATAATAGAAAGAAAGTCCCAGATAGACCCAGAAGATCTCACAGGCAAAACCTTGCCTGAAATGAAGGGAGAGATAACATTCAAGCATGTGTATTTCAAATATCCAACAAGACCTCGTGTGCAGATTCTTAAAGATTTTAATTTGCACCTCGATCCTGGAAAG AGCGTAGCCCTGGTAGGAGAAAGCGGAAGCGGCAAGTCGACAGTATTATCTCTCCTGGAACGGTTCTACGATTCGAACCGGGGCCTAATCCTGCTAGACAAAACCGACATCAAAACCCTGCAACTTAAATGGCTTCGTCGGCAGATGGCCTTAGTAGGACAGGAGCCCATTCTCTTCGATGAGTCCATCCGAGATAACATTGCCTACGGAAGACAAGGAGAAGAAAGTGCCGTCTCTGAGGAAGAAATCGTAACTGCCGCCAAAATCTCCAACGCCCACACTTTCATATCCAGTTTGCCGGACGGCTACAATACGCGGGTTGGAGAGCGAGGTACCCAGCTTTCCGGTGGGCAGAAGCAGAGAATATCAATAGCAAGAGCCATGGTGAGAAACCCTCGTATTCTTCTGTTGGACGAGGCCACCAGCGCTCTAGATGTTGAATCAGAGCAGCTGGTTCAGGAGGCGCTCAACAGGGCCATCGGCGGCAGGTCCACCATTATGGTGGCCCATCGTCTCTCCACCATTCGAGGGGCAGATTCAATTGCTGTTATCAGAGGCGGCAGGGTTGTGGAACAGGGCAGCCACAGTTTTCTGCTTTCCATGCCCAATGGCATTTATGCTACTCTTGTCAAGTCATCCTTGTCTTGA
- the LOC131043321 gene encoding ABC transporter B family member 3 isoform X1, with protein MDNSEGSGHVEEEGNNSDDDGVESHSNSVGFLKLFAFADKLDWMLMTVGFLSAIIAGLPLPLLTYFFGDVFDVLGGHGVPANILLHKITVVMLKSFLVAGVTSIALFTDVACWRVTAERQTTRMRHIYLSSLLLQDISFFDTQISSGEMIETISADILNIREVIGTKAGKMFQLCATFLSGFVIAFIRGWRLTVVVVATVPLIVAVAAIGPFLCSRISKKLNASNTEVGNIVGQAISAIRTVVSFGGEKKAVDSSKTAMAKLYRVSLQLGMASGFGHGLMLGGTFSVYALTLWYGAWIVIHNGFSGGRVITVLFAILAGGGALGQAFPCFSAFTAAKTEAARVFKVIECVPEMDRSKEKGVVPEGVTGNIEFQNVSFWYPSRPDVKILERFSLVIQPGETVALVGESGSGKSTLVSLLERFYDPQIGSIFLDSIEIKDIQIQWLRQQIGLVSQEPVLFGASIKDNIGFGEHTATLQEIQKAAKLANVKEFIESLPEGYDTMVGDRGAQLSGGQKQRIAIARAILKNPRILLLDEATSALDTGSERAVQEALEKVMVERTTVVIAHRLSTIRNAQSICVLKKGKLIEQGTHAELIQRRDGAYTQMVKQQELQEEEEEADESESDRENIVEDFLEANIFGRNGSFIGRSSRHLSFRSESRNISRDGSSIKRNSRHSSFRSLSSVGLTEEDNLKSLEESMNLHTNMQRSIFKLAPLNRHELPVLLFGSLAASASGTILPLFGLLLANVISSFYEEKSKLKKDSIFWSLMFLLLAFAAFIVNPIQISCFTHSGSKLVHRLRIMTLQHAMRQEMAWFDKYETSSGVISSRISTHCASIKSLVKDGLSLMIQNAATITSGLFIAFLSSWHMAFVLISLLVLIVFQSWGQLKMVKKFSAKSQMAEAEPVHVAIDALSNIRTIASFCAEDHVLQMHAQQCKEPMSCATQLAIIDGIGFGVINFVLFATYGFSFWVGAQLVIHRLTNHTQIFRVFFAFTLSAISISEAVQMLPDISRVKVAVNSLFSIIERKSQIDPEDLTGKTLPEMKGEITFKHVYFKYPTRPRVQILKDFNLHLDPGKSVALVGESGSGKSTVLSLLERFYDSNRGLILLDKTDIKTLQLKWLRRQMALVGQEPILFDESIRDNIAYGRQGEESAVSEEEIVTAAKISNAHTFISSLPDGYNTRVGERGTQLSGGQKQRISIARAMVRNPRILLLDEATSALDVESEQLVQEALNRAIGGRSTIMVAHRLSTIRGADSIAVIRGGRVVEQGSHSFLLSMPNGIYATLVKSSLS; from the exons ATGGATAATTCAGAAGGATCGGGGCATGTTGAAGAGGAGGGCAACAATAGTGATGATGATGGTGTTGAGAGTCATTCCAATTCTGTGGGATTTTTGAAGCTTTTTGCATTTGCAGATAAGCTTGATTGGATGCTCATGACTGTTGGATTCCTCTCTGCAATTATTGCTGGTTTACCTCTTCCTCTTTTGACATACttttttggagatgtatttgatgTTCTTGGTGGCCACGGAGTCCCCGCAAACATACTTTTACATAAGATCACTGTG GTCATGCTAAAATCTTTTTTAGTTGCTGGTGTTACCAGTATTGCACTTTTCACAG ATGTAGCCTGTTGGAGGGTAACAGCAGAGAGACAGACAACTAGAATGCGGCATATATATTTAAGCTCCCTGTTACTCCAAGACATATCCTTCTTTGACACACAAATTTCGAGTGGAGAGATGATAGAAACCATATCTGCTGACATTCTAAATATTCGTGAAGTCATTGGAACAAAG GCTGGTAAAATGTTCCAACTATGCGCAACATTTCTAAGTGGATTTGTGATAGCTTTTATAAGGGGATGGAGGCTTACCGTGGTGGTCGTAGCAACAGTGCCTTTAATTGTTGCAGTAGCTGCTATAGGGCCATTTTTGTGCTCAAGAATTTCAAAGAAATTGAATGCCTCCAACACAGAAGTGGGAAATATTGTTGGCCAAGCTATCAGTGCTATCAGGACG GTTGTGTCCTTTGGTGGTGAAAAGAAAGCTGTAGATTCGTCTAAAACAGCTATGGCAAAGTTATACAGAGTTTCTCTTCAACTCGGTATGGCATCTGGATTTGGTCATGGTTTAATGTTAGGTGGTACATTTAGTGTATATGCCCTCACTTTATGGTATGGGGCATGGATTGTAATTCACAATGGCTTCTCTGGTGGAAGAGTTATTACAGTTCTATTTGCAATTCTTGCAGGAGGCGG GGCACTGGGTCAAGCTTTCCCATGCTTTAGTGCATTTACAGCTGCTAAAACTGAAGCGGCCAGGGTATTCAAGGTTATTGAATGTGTGCCTGAAATGGATAGAAGCAAGGAAAAGGGTGTAGTTCCTGAGGGTGTAACAGGCAATATTGAGTTTCAAAATGTGTCATTCTGGTATCCTTCACGACCAGATGTGAAGATTCTGGAGAGATTTTCCTTAGTAATTCAGCCTGGTGAGACTGTAGCCCTTGTTGGAGAGAGTGGGAGTGGTAAATCTACATTGGTCAGCTTACTTGAGAGATTCTATGACCCTCAGATAGGAAGTATTTTCTTGGACAGTATAGAGATCAAGGACATTCAGATACAATGGCTGCGCCAGCAGATTGGACTGGTAAGCCAAGAGCCTGTTCTTTTTGGAGCTTCCATAAAGGACAACATAGGATTTGGGGAACACACAGCAACACTGCAAGAAATTCAGAAAGCAGCAAAGCTTGCAAATGTTAAAGAGTTTATAGAAAGCTTGCCAGAG GGCTATGACACAATGGTGGGAGATCGAGGTGCCCAGCTTTCAGGAGGTCAGAAGCAGAGAATTGCAATAGCAAGAGCTATCCTGAAGAATCCACGCATCTTACTGCTGGATGAAGCAACAAGTGCATTAGACACTGGTTCAGAAAGAGCTGTCCAGGAAGCCCTGGAGAAAGTCATGGTGGAGAGGACTACTGTTGTGATTGCTCACAGACTCAGCACCATAAGAAATGCACAATCTATATGCGTTCTTAAGAAAGGAAAGTTGATAGAACAAG GCACCCATGCTGAGCTGATACAGAGGAGAGATGGTGCTTATACTCAGATGGTCAAGCAACAAGaattacaagaagaagaagaagaagcagatgAATCCGAGAGTGATAGAGAGAATATTGTTGAGGATTTTCTTGAGGCTAATATTTTTGGCAGAAATGGAAGCTTCATAGGAAGAAGTTCAAGACATTTGTCTTTTAGAAGTGAAAGTAGAAATATTAGCAGAGATGGAAGttctataaaaaggaattcaagacATTCATCTTTTAGAAGTCTAAGTAGTGTGGGTCTTACCGAGGAAGATAATTTGAAGAGTTTAGAAGAATCCATGAACTTACATACCAATATGCAGAGGTCAATATTCAAGCTAGCTCCTCTCAACAGACACGAACTTCCTGTGCTATTGTTTGGGTCTTTGGCTGCAAGTGCAAGTGGCACCATCTTACCCCTGTTTGGTCTTCTTCTAGCAAATGTGATCAGCAGCTTCTATGAGGAAAAGTCTAAACTTAAGAAAGACAGTATTTTCTGGTCACTCATGTTCTTGCTTTTAGCATTTGCAGCTTTTATTGTCAACCCAATACAGATATCCTGCTTCACGCACAGTGGCAGCAAGCTTGTTCACCGTCTTCGCATAATGACTCTTCAACATGCTATGCGACAGGAGATGGCATGGTTTGATAAATATGAAACTTCCAG TGGCGTGATAAGTTCTAGAATCTCAACACACTGTGCATCAATCAAAAGCCTGGTTAAAGACGGATTGTCTCTTATGATACAAAATGCAGCTACCATAACTTCGGGGCTTTTTATTGCATTTTTATCCAGCTGGCACATGGCTTTTGTGTTGATTTCTCTGCTTGTTCTGATAGTGTTCCAATCATGGGGGCAACTCAAGATGGTAAAGAAATTCAGTGCCAAATCCCAG ATGGCAGAGGCTGAACCTGTGCATGTGGCAATAGATGCATTGAGCAACATTCGCACCATAGCTTCATTCTGTGCTGAGGATCATGTTCTTCAAATGCATGCTCAACAATGCAAAGAACCAATGAGCTGTGCAACTCAACTAGCTATCATTGATGGCATTGGCTTTGGTGTTATAAATTTTGTCCTCTTTGCTACTTATGGTTTCAGCTTCTGGGTGGGAGCTCAACTGGTTATCCATAGATTGACAAACCATACACAAATATTCAGA GTTTTCTTTGCTTTCACCTTGAGTGCAATTAGCATATCGGAGGCTGTTCAAATGTTACCGGATATCTCGAGGGTAAAAGTGGCAGTGAATTCTTTGTTCTCCATAATAGAAAGAAAGTCCCAGATAGACCCAGAAGATCTCACAGGCAAAACCTTGCCTGAAATGAAGGGAGAGATAACATTCAAGCATGTGTATTTCAAATATCCAACAAGACCTCGTGTGCAGATTCTTAAAGATTTTAATTTGCACCTCGATCCTGGAAAG AGCGTAGCCCTGGTAGGAGAAAGCGGAAGCGGCAAGTCGACAGTATTATCTCTCCTGGAACGGTTCTACGATTCGAACCGGGGCCTAATCCTGCTAGACAAAACCGACATCAAAACCCTGCAACTTAAATGGCTTCGTCGGCAGATGGCCTTAGTAGGACAGGAGCCCATTCTCTTCGATGAGTCCATCCGAGATAACATTGCCTACGGAAGACAAGGAGAAGAAAGTGCCGTCTCTGAGGAAGAAATCGTAACTGCCGCCAAAATCTCCAACGCCCACACTTTCATATCCAGTTTGCCGGACGGCTACAATACGCGGGTTGGAGAGCGAGGTACCCAGCTTTCCGGTGGGCAGAAGCAGAGAATATCAATAGCAAGAGCCATGGTGAGAAACCCTCGTATTCTTCTGTTGGACGAGGCCACCAGCGCTCTAGATGTTGAATCAGAGCAGCTGGTTCAGGAGGCGCTCAACAGGGCCATCGGCGGCAGGTCCACCATTATGGTGGCCCATCGTCTCTCCACCATTCGAGGGGCAGATTCAATTGCTGTTATCAGAGGCGGCAGGGTTGTGGAACAGGGCAGCCACAGTTTTCTGCTTTCCATGCCCAATGGCATTTATGCTACTCTTGTCAAGTCATCCTTGTCTTGA